TGAGGGCGTTCTCCAGGAAGCCCTGGGGCTGCTGGATGGTCCAGCCCTCGTCCTCGGCGGGCGGCTGGGTGGCGAAGACGCCCCGGTTGGTCACCCGCGTCACCAGACCCTGGGACTCCAGAACCTGCAACGCCTGGCGGACCGTCGCCCTCGACAGCCCGAACTCCTTGCCCAGCTCGTTCTCGCTCGGAAGCCTCTCGCCCTGCGGGATCTCACCACCGGTGAGCCGGTGCTCCAGTGCTTCGACGAGCTGCTGGTAGTAGGGCGTCGAGGACTGCCGGTCGATGGCCCCCGATAGCGTCACGGTGCGCTCCCTCCGCTGACCCCGACAGTGACGACAATGCCGGGGGTCTTCATCGTAATGCGCCGTCTGTACTGTCCGGACCATCCAGTCAATGTGAGCCTCCGGAGCGATAGAAGACGGCGGGGGTGAAGCCACGAACGGCCACGCCCCCGCCGCACGCGGTGCGTCAGGCGTTGATCCAGCCGGTGTCCAGGCCCGGGTCGGCGGTGGACTGCGCGGCGGCCGCCGCCTGGAGCACGATGGCGGCCGCGGCCGCCCCGGGATCGAGCACTCCTCGGGCCACCTCCCCGACATAGCTGGCGCGGCCCCGCTTGGCGACCAGGCCGGCTGTGCTGCGCGCACCCTCGATGGCCGCCTGTGCGGTGCGATGGAGTGCCTGGACCGGATCAGTGCCGGGCAGCAGCGATTCCAGAGTCCGGGCGGCGGGCACGAGCGCGTCGATCATGGTCTTGTGGCCGACCTCGGCCTTGCCATAACGCTGCACGGTGGCCACGGCGGCGGTCAGCCCATTGGAGAGTTCGCCGAGGGTGGGCTCGCCATCGTCGGAGCAGTGGGCGAGGTCGCGGAAGAACATGCCGAACAGCGGGCCGCTGGTGCCGCCGGTGCCGAGGAAGCCGCGGGAGACAGCGGTCAGCCAGCCGCGGTAGTCCTGCGGTTCCTCCGCGTCGATGCTCTGCTGGGCCCGCCGGAGGGCGGAGGCGATGTTGTTGCCGAAGTCGCCGTCGCCGGTCAGTCGGTCGAGTCGGCCGAGGTCCTCGGCACGGCCCTGGAGGAAGGTGTTCATCAGGATCTCGGCCCAGCGGTGACCGAAGCCGTCGGCCAGCGTGATGTCCACGGATGTGTCGGTCATGGTGCGTCCTTGTCTTGTCACCAGGTCAGGGCGGGGGTCCGCACGGGGGCGTCCCAGAGGGGAAGCAGGTCGGCGTCGGCGGGCAGCAGGGTCACCGATATCCCGTGCATGTCCAGGGACGTCACGTAGGAGCCGACCAGGGAACGCTCGATCGTGACGCCCAGATCGCCGAGGCGGTGGTGGACGGAGCGGGCGGCTACGGACAGATCAAGTGGGGACGTCCCGCCGAGACCGTTGACGATGGCGATCACCGCCGAGCCTGGG
This window of the Streptomyces sp. N50 genome carries:
- a CDS encoding DAK2 domain-containing protein, with amino-acid sequence MTDTSVDITLADGFGHRWAEILMNTFLQGRAEDLGRLDRLTGDGDFGNNIASALRRAQQSIDAEEPQDYRGWLTAVSRGFLGTGGTSGPLFGMFFRDLAHCSDDGEPTLGELSNGLTAAVATVQRYGKAEVGHKTMIDALVPAARTLESLLPGTDPVQALHRTAQAAIEGARSTAGLVAKRGRASYVGEVARGVLDPGAAAAAIVLQAAAAAQSTADPGLDTGWINA